The following are encoded together in the Columba livia isolate bColLiv1 breed racing homer unplaced genomic scaffold, bColLiv1.pat.W.v2 Scaffold_153, whole genome shotgun sequence genome:
- the LOC135577841 gene encoding olfactory receptor 14J1-like: MYFFLLNLAVIDLGAISTIVPKSMDNSLWDSRAISYLGCATQLFLFLFLITAEYSMLTVMSYDCYVAICKPLHYGTLLGSRILKLSCSHSYLRELGLIVVSACLAFMCCIFIVVSYVQILRAVLRIPSEQGRHKAFSTCLPHLAVISLFASTSFFAYLKPPSISSPSLDLLVSVLYSLIPPTLNPLIYSMRNRELKDALRKLMEGCI; encoded by the exons atgtacttcttcctgctcaacctcgccgtCATTGACCTGGgtgccatctccaccattgtccccaagtccatggacaattccctctgggattccagggccatctcatacttgggatgtgcgacacagctctttttgtttctcttcttgatcacagcagagtattCTATGCTCACAGTCATGTCCTACGActgctacgttgccatctgcaaacccctgcactacgggaccctcctgggcagcaga atcctcaagctctcctgctcacactcctacctcagggaacttgggcttattgtAGTCAGTGCCTGTTTGGCTTTTATGTGCTGCATTTTcatcgtggtgtcctatgtgcagatcttgagggccgtgctgaggatcccctctgagcagggacggcacaaagccttttccacctgcctccctcacctggctgtcATCTCTCTGTTTGCCAGCACCTCTttttttgcctacctgaagcccccatCCATCTCTTCCCCGTCCTTGGACCTGCTGGTGTCTGTTCTATACTCGCTGATACCTCCAACcttgaaccccctcatctacagcatgagaaacagggagctcaaggatgccctgaggaaactaATGGAgggatgcatttga
- the LOC135577840 gene encoding olfactory receptor 14J1-like, with the protein MSNSSSITQFLLLPFTDTRELQLLHFWLFLDIYLAALLGNGLIITTIAWDQHLHTPMYFFLLNLALLDLGSISTIVPKSMHNSLWDTRVISYTGCAAQVFFFFFFATAEFYLLTIMSYDRYVAICKPLHYGTLLGSRACVHMAAAAWATGFLHALLHTANTFSLPLCKGNVLGQFFCEIPSFLKLSCSWSYLREVRLLVVSVLVTFGCFVFIVVSYVQIFRAVLRIPSEQGRHKAFSTCLPHLAVVSLFISTGSFAYLKPPSISSTSMDLLVSVLYSVVPPAVNPLIYSMRNQELKDALWKQMTGFLLKL; encoded by the coding sequence atgtccaacagcagctccatcacccagttcctcctcctgccgttcacagacacacgggagctgcagctcttgcacttctggctcttcctggacatctacctggctgccctcctgggcaacggcctcatcatcaccaccatagcctgggaccagcacctccacacccccatgtacttcttcctgctcaacctcgccctccttgacctgggctccatctctaccattgtccccaagtccatgcaTAACTCCCTCTGGGACACTAGGGTCATTTCCTAtacaggatgtgctgcacaggttttttttttctttttctttgctacagcagagttttaccttctcaccatcatgtcgtacgaccgctacgttgccatctgcaaacccctgcactacgggaccctcctgggcagcagagcttgtgtccacatggcagcagctgcctgggccactgggtttctccatgctctgctgcacacggccaatacattttcactgcccctgtgcaagggcaatgtcctgggccagttcttctgtgaaatcccctcgttcctcaagctctcctgctcatggtcctacctcagggaagtcaggcttcttgtggtcagtgtaTTAGTAacatttggctgttttgtgttcattgtggtgtcctatgtgcagatcttcagggccgtgctgaggatcccctctgagcagggacggcacaaagccttttccacctgcctccctcacctggccgtggtctccctgtttatCAGTACAGGTTCCTTTGCCTatctgaagcccccctccatttcCTCCACTTCAATGGATTtgctggtgtctgttctgtactcggtggtgcctccagcagtgaaccccctcatctacagcatgaggaaccaggagctcaaggatgccctgtggaaacAGATGACTGGATTTCTTCTGAAGCTGTAA
- the LOC102089075 gene encoding olfactory receptor 14A16-like: MSNSSSTTQFLLLPFTDTRELQLLHFWLFLGIYLAALLGNGLIITTIAWDQHLHTPMYFFLLNLALLDLGCISTIVPKSMANSLWDSRAISYLGCATQLFLFLFLITAEYCLLTVMSYDRYIAICKPLHYGTLLGSRACVHMAAAAWATGFLNALLHTANTFSLPLCKGNALGQFFCEIPQILKLSCSHSYLRELGLIVVSVCLAFVCFVFIVVSYVQILRAVLRIPSEQGRHKAFSTCLPHLAVVSLFISTAIFANLKPSSISSPSLDLVVSVLYSVVPPAVNPLIYSMRNQELKDALCKLISLCFLKQ; encoded by the coding sequence atgtccaacagcagctccaccacccagttcctcctcctgccgttcacagacacacgggagctgcagctcttgcacttctggctcttcctgggcatctacctggctgccctcctgggcaacggcctcatcatcaccaccatagcctgggaccagcacctccacacccccatgtacttcttcctgctcaacctcgccctcctcgacctgggctgcatctccaccattgtccccaagtctatggccaattccctctgggattccagggccatctcatacttgggatgtgcgacacagctctttttgtttctcttcttgatcacagcagagtattgtctcctcacagtcatgtcctacgaccgctacattgccatctgcaaacccctgcactacgggaccctcctgggcagcagagcttgtgtccacatggcagcagctgcctgggccactgggtttctcaatgctctgctgcacacggccaatacattttcactgcccctgtgcaagggcaatgccctgggccagttcttctgtgaaatcccccagatcctcaagctctcctgctcacactcctacctcagggaacttggccttattgtggtcagtgtctgtttagcatttgtgtgttttgtgttcattgtggtgtcctatgtgcagatcttgagggccgtgctgaggatcccctctgagcagggacggcacaaagccttttccacctgcctccctcacctggccgtggtctccctgttcatcAGCACTGCCATTTTTGCCAACCTGAAACCCTCATCCATttcctctccatccctggacctggtggtgtctgttctgtactcagtggtgcctccagcagtgaaccccctcatctacagcatgaggaaccaggagctcaaggatgcacTGTGCAAACTCATatccctctgttttctgaagcaataa